A single window of Anopheles moucheti chromosome 2, idAnoMoucSN_F20_07, whole genome shotgun sequence DNA harbors:
- the LOC128310318 gene encoding endochitinase-like, whose protein sequence is MLEVAVEKNSRATLIKNMLRYMEWLQLDGIEVFLGGGSRESDEAAFTLLQELKSSFIAAGHPTLVDYVHVLSRPRRWPKYHDNSSIPVAKATFDIDDHTNITLQRALQYWIDNNCPANKIVLAVIFVARIFKLANVAKKWEQPPELTTMCSLSKGTGFCPYVEPCQKFKEGEWTVGYDDTEGLAPHAFQSDRDSISVVTQACSSTVVRSVGWDSNNFTVETMFSNRSNRSNSLHSGGVSLLSLLMLLLLNPSNGSVNAERVVCGLQSSSTERRGEYRFEIADIPTSLCSHIVYDRMEIDMFSSAQLFDTPDTEESDWKKLSELKRTKPELKLLANIGSPRIIELATEKNSRETLIEDMLQYMERFQIDGIELYWSGGVFGPDEPLFLLIEELKSRFIAAGHPTWEVNAMIEIERQTIDHARLCGLVDYVHILGLGQRKPTYRDNSSTPVAKATFDINDHTNVSLEHALQYWIDNNCPANKIVLVVLLLGQPFTIVNGMENEEEPQELTTFCAFSKGLPVCPYVELCQKFKEGEWTVGYDDTEGLAPHALQNDMWVAYENEASVERKGEIAKRKKIAGVYAFTLDMDDFQSNCGTLYPLTKALSRSFKSTSAKAEATS, encoded by the exons ATGTTGGAGGTGGCAGTTGAGAAGAATTCCAGAGCAACCCTTATCAAGAACATGCTGCGATACATGGAATGGTTGCAGCTCGATGGTATTGAGGTGTTTTTGGGTGGAGGTTCACGGGAATCAGATGAAGCGGCCTTCACGTTGTTGCAGGAGCTTAAAAGTAGTTTCATAGCGGCCGGACATCCAAC ATTGGTCGACTATGTGCATGTTTTGAGTAGACCTAGACGATGGCCAAAATATCACGACAATAGTTCGATACCGGTGGCCAAAGCTACGTTCGATATAGATGATCATACAAACATTACTCTTCAGCGAGCCTTGCAGTACTGGATCGATAACAACTGTCCCGCGAACAAGATCGTACTTGCAGTCATATTTGTCGCTCGGATATTCAAGCTTGCGAACGTGGCGAAGAAATGGGAACAACCGCCAGAGCTTACGACAATGTGTTCCCTCTCGAAGGGAACGGGCTTTTGTCCGTATGTTGAGCCTTGCCAGAAGTTTAAAGAAGGCGAATGGACCGTGGGCTATGACGATACGGAAGGATTGGCACCGCACGCATTTCAGAGCGATCG TGATAGCATTTCAGTTGTTACTCAGGCGTGCTCGAGTACGGTTGTGCGTAGTGTAGGTTGGGACTCGAACAACTTTACTGTTGAAACAATGTTCAGTAATCGTAGCAATCGATCAAATAGCCTCCACTCTGGAGGAGTTTCTCTCCTTTCCTTGCTGATGTTATTACTGTTGAACCCTTCCAACGGTTCTGTGAATGCCGAGCGAGTAGTGTGTGGCTTGCAATCCTCCTCCACAGAAAGACGTGGTGAATATCGCTTTGAAATTGCAGACATTCCAACATCGCTGTGCAGCCATATAGTGTACGATCGTATGGAAATAGACATGTTCTCGAGTGCACAGCTTTTCGATACGCCCGACACGGAGGAAAGTGATTGGAAAAAGTTATCCGAGCTAAAGCGCACCAAACCGGAACTAAAACTTCTCGCAAATATTGGTAGCCCACGTATCATTGAGCTGGCTACTGAGAAGAACTCGAGGGAAACCCTTATCGAGGACATGCTACAGTACATGGAAAGGTTCCAGATCGATGGTATTGAGCTGTATTGGAGTGGTGGCGTATTTGGACCTGACGAACCATTGTTCCTGCTGATAGAGGAGCTTAAAAGTCGTTTCATAGCGGCCGGACATCCAACGTGGGAAGTGAACGCGATGATCGAGATCGAACGACAAACCATCGATCATGCACGATTGTGTGG ATTGGTCGACTATGTGCATATCTTGGGTTTGGGTCAACGAAAACCCACTTATCGCGACAACAGTTCGACACCAGTTGCCAAAGCTACGTTCGATATAAATGATCATACGAATGTTTCACTTGAGCACGCCTTACAGTACTGGATCGATAACAACTGTCCCGCGAACAAGATCGTACTTGTAGTTTTATTACTCGGGCAACCGTTCACGATTGTCAACGGGATGGAGAATGAGGAAGAACCTCAGGAGCTTACGACATTTTGTGCCTTCTCGAAGGGATTGCCTGTTTGCCCGTACGTTGAGCTTTGCCAGAAGTTTAAAGAAGGCGAATGGACCGTGGGCTATGACGATACGGAAGGATTGgcaccgcacgcgttacagaACGATATGTGGGTAGCCTACGAGAATGAAGCGTCAGTTGAAAGGAAGGGTGAAatagcgaaaagaaaaaaaatagctgGTGTGTATGCTTTTACATTGGATATGGACGATTTCCAAAGCAATTGTGGAACATTGTACCCACTGACAAAGGCGTTGAGCAGATCGTTCAAATCAACATCGGCCAAAGCAGAGGCTACATCTTAA